One Paenibacillus crassostreae DNA segment encodes these proteins:
- a CDS encoding hemolysin family protein: MGTRLDPLPSELSIFLVIALILLNGFFVSAEYAMVKARSSRIDTLVSDGRKGALLARNITNNVDSYLLACQLGITISSLGLGWIGAPAMAQWLHPLFDIFGTSETVIYTISMIVSFVIITILHSVLGEIAPKTFALHKSDAVTLLSAGPMTLFYKLMSPFIWILNGLAKLILRIFNVSTDSDLGSAHTEQEIRILMKESNKSGLINNTELALVDNIFGFAETTAREIMIPRTEMICLYQDGTREENLEIAFDGMRTRYPICDGDKDNIIGFIHIKDLIRTNDKEYPSIIRPIITVPESIHISTLLKLMQRGKSQIAILIDEYGGTSGLVTMEDIMEEIVGEIQDEFDEERPGIEKISDDEYSIDGLMLIDEVNERFELDMDSTDYDTIGGWLYSRLETIPPQKGQSVEFDNHVYIVDETDNKRISRIQLIRKQFVGIEEGAS; this comes from the coding sequence ATAGGAACAAGATTGGACCCATTACCGAGTGAACTAAGTATATTTTTAGTTATTGCATTAATATTATTAAATGGTTTTTTTGTTTCAGCAGAGTATGCAATGGTAAAAGCCAGGAGTAGTCGAATTGACACATTAGTCTCTGATGGACGCAAAGGTGCATTATTAGCAAGAAATATTACGAACAATGTGGACTCATACTTATTAGCTTGTCAACTTGGAATTACAATATCATCATTAGGACTTGGATGGATTGGTGCACCTGCTATGGCACAATGGTTACATCCTCTTTTTGACATATTCGGAACTAGTGAAACAGTGATATATACTATATCAATGATCGTCTCATTTGTTATTATTACAATTCTTCATTCTGTATTAGGTGAAATAGCACCCAAAACATTTGCATTGCATAAATCGGATGCTGTCACGTTGCTATCAGCAGGACCCATGACGTTGTTCTATAAGCTGATGTCTCCATTTATTTGGATTCTAAACGGATTGGCTAAACTAATATTACGCATTTTCAATGTCTCAACGGATTCAGATCTAGGTTCGGCTCATACGGAGCAAGAAATACGTATTCTCATGAAAGAAAGCAATAAAAGTGGACTTATTAATAACACAGAACTTGCACTTGTTGATAATATATTTGGATTTGCGGAAACGACCGCACGTGAGATCATGATCCCTCGAACAGAAATGATCTGCCTTTACCAAGATGGAACAAGAGAAGAGAATCTCGAGATTGCATTTGACGGCATGAGAACACGTTATCCTATTTGTGATGGGGATAAGGACAATATTATCGGTTTTATTCATATTAAGGATTTAATTCGTACGAATGATAAAGAGTATCCATCGATTATCCGACCTATTATTACCGTACCAGAGTCAATCCATATCAGTACGTTACTTAAGCTGATGCAAAGAGGCAAGTCGCAAATAGCCATATTAATTGATGAGTATGGTGGAACTTCAGGTCTTGTCACGATGGAAGACATCATGGAAGAAATTGTAGGAGAAATACAGGATGAATTTGACGAAGAGCGGCCAGGAATCGAGAAAATAAGTGATGATGAATATTCCATTGATGGATTAATGTTGATTGATGAGGTCAATGAACGATTCGAATTGGATATGGATTCTACGGATTATGATACTATTGGTGGTTGGTTGTATTCACGACTTGAAACCATACCTCCACAGAAAGGTCAATCTGTAGAATTCGACAATCATGTATATATAGTTGATGAAACAGATAATAAGCGTATTTCGCGAATTCAACTGATTAGAAAGCAATTTGTAGGTATAGAAGAAGGAGCATCATAA
- the gerQ gene encoding spore coat protein GerQ, translated as MMQQFQPVGYTIGNTRGVNGAPNGSVMGMGMNNGMGMNNGMGNGVGGSYMKPPQVASGNPMTPTGNVVSTNAPVFEQSYIENILRLNVGKVGTFYMTYENNKEWNARIFKGVVEAAGRDHIIISEPDTGRRVILLTIYLDYITFDEPINYQYPGVPGTMQPMRR; from the coding sequence ATGATGCAACAATTTCAACCGGTAGGATACACCATTGGGAATACACGTGGGGTTAACGGTGCACCAAATGGTAGTGTAATGGGTATGGGTATGAATAATGGAATGGGAATGAATAATGGTATGGGTAATGGAGTAGGAGGGTCATATATGAAACCCCCACAAGTAGCAAGTGGAAATCCGATGACGCCCACTGGGAACGTTGTTTCAACCAATGCCCCTGTATTTGAGCAATCCTATATTGAGAATATTTTACGCCTTAATGTAGGTAAAGTAGGAACATTCTATATGACCTATGAGAATAACAAAGAATGGAATGCAAGAATATTTAAAGGTGTGGTGGAAGCTGCCGGACGTGATCACATTATTATTAGTGAACCCGATACGGGACGGAGAGTTATATTGTTAACAATCTATTTGGATTATATTACTTTTGATGAGCCAATTAATTATCAATATCCAGGTGTGCCGGGTACTATGCAACCAATGAGACGTTAA
- a CDS encoding cell wall hydrolase, producing the protein MLARLMRAEAEEDGEAGMLMVGNVGVNRVLGDCLDFNNIRNLEDMVFQSPGGFEATQKGYFYQAARDKDIRLAERVIRGERRWPASNALWFFRPVGDCPATWYNQQNTGRFKAHCFFTPTPQDCPTVY; encoded by the coding sequence ATGCTAGCCAGATTAATGAGAGCTGAAGCTGAAGAAGATGGAGAAGCAGGCATGTTAATGGTCGGGAATGTTGGGGTCAATCGTGTATTAGGAGATTGTCTAGATTTCAATAATATCCGCAACTTAGAAGATATGGTCTTCCAAAGCCCGGGTGGATTTGAAGCTACACAAAAAGGATATTTCTATCAAGCAGCTCGTGACAAAGATATCCGACTTGCTGAAAGAGTCATCAGAGGGGAACGTAGATGGCCTGCTAGCAATGCGCTTTGGTTCTTCAGACCAGTAGGGGACTGCCCAGCCACTTGGTATAATCAGCAAAATACTGGGAGATTTAAAGCACATTGCTTTTTTACACCAACACCTCAAGATTGTCCGACAGTCTATTAA
- a CDS encoding carbohydrate ABC transporter permease, giving the protein MEKEIILHKAIPRSFIHSFSTRSIRTNRWLERVIAYAFLAPSLVLFSIFLFYPLIKSVYLSMYLTDPRGRVAQFVGLKNFTDLLSSELFYKSITNTLSFILLTVPTGIILAMLLAAIAQNRLRGIFLFRFIFSLPMAISVGTGSIIWMILYHPTLGVFNYFLTLMNATPIHWLTDPKWALISISIMTVWMNLGFQFIVLLSGMQSVPEDIYDSAKIDGSGSFRTFFKLTLPLITPSLFFVAVVSMIGAFQSFGQINILTKGGPMNSTNVMVFNIYQDAFVNYRFGVGSAQALILFTIILILTLIQFKFLEKKVHYQ; this is encoded by the coding sequence ATGGAAAAAGAAATCATCCTACATAAAGCAATACCGAGATCCTTTATACATTCTTTCTCTACCCGTTCCATACGAACTAATCGTTGGTTAGAACGAGTAATTGCTTATGCATTTCTAGCACCTTCCTTGGTGTTGTTTAGTATTTTTCTATTCTATCCGCTTATTAAATCGGTGTACCTCAGTATGTATTTAACAGATCCTCGCGGGCGTGTCGCACAATTTGTAGGCTTAAAGAACTTTACAGATCTATTGAGCTCTGAACTCTTCTATAAAAGTATTACAAATACTTTAAGTTTCATTCTACTAACCGTTCCTACTGGAATCATTCTAGCCATGTTGCTTGCAGCAATAGCACAGAATCGACTGCGCGGAATATTTCTATTTCGATTTATATTTTCCTTACCCATGGCAATATCAGTTGGTACAGGTTCTATCATCTGGATGATTCTATACCATCCTACCTTAGGGGTATTTAATTACTTCCTAACTCTAATGAATGCAACCCCAATCCATTGGTTAACAGATCCTAAATGGGCACTTATATCCATCTCAATCATGACGGTATGGATGAACTTAGGTTTTCAATTCATTGTATTACTTAGTGGTATGCAGAGCGTTCCCGAAGATATTTACGATAGCGCTAAAATTGACGGATCAGGTTCATTTCGTACTTTCTTCAAATTAACATTACCACTCATTACACCCTCTTTATTCTTTGTAGCCGTTGTATCTATGATTGGTGCATTCCAATCATTTGGGCAGATCAATATTCTGACCAAAGGTGGCCCGATGAATAGTACGAACGTCATGGTGTTTAATATTTATCAAGATGCATTTGTGAATTATAGGTTCGGTGTTGGTAGTGCTCAAGCGTTAATTCTCTTTACTATTATTCTCATTCTAACTTTGATCCAATTCAAGTTCCTAGAGAAGAAGGTGCATTATCAATGA
- a CDS encoding carbohydrate ABC transporter permease gives MIINKWNQSFLYLALAIASCLILFPLLYTLSSSFMTSGESAIYPPRFIPSELRWDNYLEVLQTIPVIRFISNSFVVSTFIMLGQIVTASTAAYAFAFLRFPGKTFLFALFLATMMIPWEVTMIPNYLTVKDWNLLDSYTGLILPFLASAFGTFLLRQAYLQLPSELFEAARIDGCGHFRIFLSLVIPLTTPAIATLGVYTFLNHWNNYLWPLLITNKEEMRTVQIGISMLQFEEMTSWNLVLAGVVTVLIPSLLLLILGLKPLVKGITAGALKG, from the coding sequence ATGATCATCAACAAATGGAATCAAAGCTTCTTATATCTCGCATTAGCGATAGCTTCATGTCTAATCTTGTTTCCCTTACTTTACACGCTATCTTCCTCTTTTATGACAAGCGGAGAATCAGCTATATATCCACCACGATTCATTCCTAGTGAATTACGTTGGGATAATTATTTGGAAGTCTTACAGACCATTCCGGTTATAAGGTTTATCAGTAATAGTTTCGTTGTATCTACTTTTATCATGTTAGGACAGATCGTAACAGCGAGTACAGCAGCTTATGCTTTCGCATTTCTTCGTTTCCCTGGAAAAACATTTCTGTTCGCATTATTCCTTGCAACCATGATGATCCCTTGGGAAGTAACGATGATTCCAAATTATTTAACGGTAAAAGATTGGAATTTACTAGATAGTTATACGGGCTTAATCTTACCTTTTCTAGCTTCAGCATTCGGAACATTCTTATTGAGACAAGCCTATCTGCAATTGCCATCCGAATTATTTGAAGCAGCCCGAATCGATGGTTGCGGGCATTTCCGTATCTTTCTTTCATTAGTTATCCCTTTAACTACTCCTGCGATCGCAACGCTTGGTGTCTATACATTCTTAAATCATTGGAATAACTATTTATGGCCCCTTCTCATTACGAATAAAGAAGAAATGCGTACGGTTCAAATCGGAATCAGTATGCTGCAATTTGAAGAAATGACCTCTTGGAACTTAGTCCTAGCAGGCGTAGTGACTGTTCTGATTCCTTCTCTACTACTGCTTATTCTTGGCTTAAAACCACTCGTCAAAGGAATTACTGCGGGTGCTCTTAAAGGCTAA
- a CDS encoding ABC transporter substrate-binding protein yields MLFCILFLTSACGSTVSNNATAETAVATSSSEEKTETVKKTEPVKVVWWHSMSGGLGEAVDKLVADFNSSQENVQVEAVFQGTYDESLNKLKAAMDSDSSPALMQVYEIGSRFMIDTDAVTPVQTFIDQEKYDISSLEANILGYYTFDNQLYSMPFNTSNPILYYNKDAFKAAGLDPENPPKTYEELAVAAKALTSEGQTGASFAIYGWFIEQLLANQGVEFINNGNGRTTPATSSLLNSEASVATLTWWKQMLDDKSMMNLGRKTDDTKKAFAAGQIAMTLDSTASLRGIVSSADGKFEVGTGFLPKPEGSSDGGVVVGGASLWIMNNKSQEEQQGAWEFIKFLAEPATQAYWHVNTGYFPITQKAYDEQIVKDNLTAYPQFQTAIDQLHQTKLNLATQGAVMGVFPEARQLTETAIEEVLNDSKSPQEALDDAAKAISSKIEEYNLTVK; encoded by the coding sequence ATGTTATTTTGTATCCTGTTTTTGACCTCCGCATGTGGATCAACGGTCAGTAACAATGCAACTGCAGAAACAGCTGTTGCTACATCCAGTAGTGAAGAAAAAACTGAAACTGTTAAGAAAACGGAACCAGTGAAAGTCGTATGGTGGCACTCAATGAGTGGAGGACTTGGAGAAGCAGTGGATAAGCTTGTTGCAGATTTCAATAGTTCACAAGAAAATGTTCAGGTTGAAGCCGTTTTTCAAGGAACCTATGATGAAAGTTTGAATAAATTAAAAGCTGCGATGGACTCAGATAGTAGCCCTGCTCTCATGCAGGTATATGAGATTGGAAGCCGCTTCATGATCGATACTGATGCAGTAACACCCGTTCAGACATTTATTGATCAAGAGAAATATGACATTTCATCTTTAGAAGCAAATATTCTAGGGTATTATACATTCGATAATCAGTTGTATTCTATGCCTTTCAATACCTCCAACCCTATACTCTATTACAACAAAGACGCTTTCAAAGCAGCAGGATTAGATCCTGAGAATCCTCCTAAGACTTATGAAGAGCTAGCTGTAGCTGCTAAAGCATTAACTAGTGAAGGTCAAACAGGCGCTTCTTTTGCAATCTACGGTTGGTTCATAGAGCAATTACTAGCGAATCAAGGTGTAGAATTCATCAATAATGGTAACGGACGAACTACACCTGCAACTTCTTCTTTATTAAATAGTGAAGCAAGCGTTGCAACATTAACATGGTGGAAACAAATGTTAGATGATAAATCTATGATGAATCTTGGTCGTAAAACAGATGATACTAAGAAAGCATTTGCTGCAGGACAGATCGCAATGACGTTGGATTCTACTGCTTCTCTACGCGGTATCGTTAGCTCAGCTGATGGTAAATTCGAAGTAGGAACGGGTTTCTTACCTAAACCTGAAGGTTCTTCTGATGGTGGAGTTGTTGTCGGCGGAGCAAGCTTATGGATTATGAATAATAAGTCCCAAGAAGAACAGCAAGGGGCTTGGGAGTTCATTAAATTCTTAGCAGAACCAGCAACACAAGCATATTGGCACGTAAACACAGGATACTTCCCGATCACGCAAAAAGCTTACGATGAGCAAATTGTAAAAGATAATCTAACTGCATACCCTCAATTTCAAACAGCTATTGATCAACTTCATCAAACGAAACTTAATTTAGCAACACAGGGTGCTGTGATGGGTGTCTTCCCTGAAGCACGTCAATTGACAGAAACAGCTATTGAAGAAGTATTAAACGATAGTAAATCTCCACAAGAAGCATTGGATGACGCAGCCAAAGCCATTAGTAGCAAGATCGAAGAATATAATTTGACCGTTAAATAA
- a CDS encoding DUF2500 domain-containing protein gives MNSFWMFDFVGTIMPIFMIVIMGILLWSVSKGISQWKHNNKQPVLTVGSSIVSKRNEVSQHHNHQNDQISSYTRTSYYITFEVDSGDRIEFAVNGEEYGLCAEGDTGQLTFKGTRYMGFLRTPRNTPQVEGSSNRQGYD, from the coding sequence ATGAACTCATTCTGGATGTTTGATTTTGTAGGAACGATCATGCCAATCTTCATGATTGTCATTATGGGGATTTTGTTATGGAGTGTTAGTAAAGGGATATCACAATGGAAGCATAATAATAAACAACCTGTACTCACCGTAGGGTCGAGTATTGTGAGTAAACGTAACGAAGTTAGCCAACATCATAACCACCAAAATGATCAAATATCTAGTTATACTCGTACTAGTTACTATATTACCTTTGAAGTTGACAGTGGAGATCGAATTGAGTTTGCTGTGAATGGGGAAGAGTATGGCCTTTGTGCTGAAGGAGATACAGGTCAGTTAACCTTTAAAGGCACTCGATATATGGGGTTTCTTCGAACCCCACGTAATACCCCTCAAGTAGAAGGTTCAAGCAATCGACAAGGATATGATTAA
- a CDS encoding WD40/YVTN/BNR-like repeat-containing protein produces the protein MQSRRYILFSLIFILSLILTACNKDNDVIESDNSTSVEQEDLSEQGQTLNIVSSDAMDKTTNEMEQYQIQTRLIDFHLIDNTTGLAWGITRKSLRLYLTEDNGETWINISPAENVQFTTNPKYGTDLFFIDKNNGWIIRDGQEINETVVLRTTNGGGQWKISALPKSDKSNGISFSTLSRGWIMTSSESSTSREEKYLYRTDDGGASWTKIMQNTGSLTSSSDTVSSISYAGNIKDMTFVDSLHGFVTVQDMETPKLYTTEDGGNTWNIFSDFIDFNKMRGCSILNLGTPRILNGSTNHGYIPLNCSTDEGSKFNGYFTTNKGQTWEFAPFNLKWANDLNAMLSPVFINENEGWYLHDSFMYHTVDRGVNWMELPASQLLQQYLDSYPKVAKIDFVSSNIGWILLENTEKKRSLLLQTINGGVSWEVL, from the coding sequence ATGCAATCAAGACGATATATATTGTTTAGCTTAATATTTATACTCAGTTTGATACTGACTGCTTGTAATAAAGATAACGACGTCATCGAATCAGATAATTCAACATCCGTAGAACAAGAGGATTTAAGTGAGCAAGGACAGACTTTGAACATCGTTAGTTCGGACGCGATGGATAAGACAACTAATGAGATGGAACAATATCAGATTCAGACTCGGTTGATAGATTTTCATTTAATAGATAATACAACTGGACTAGCTTGGGGGATAACTCGCAAATCACTGAGATTATATCTTACCGAAGATAATGGAGAAACCTGGATTAATATTTCCCCAGCAGAGAATGTTCAATTTACTACGAATCCGAAATACGGTACAGACCTATTCTTTATAGATAAGAATAATGGTTGGATAATCCGCGATGGTCAAGAAATCAATGAAACGGTTGTTCTTCGTACAACAAATGGGGGAGGACAATGGAAGATATCCGCATTACCTAAGTCAGATAAGAGTAATGGTATATCTTTCTCTACTTTATCTAGAGGTTGGATCATGACCTCTTCAGAAAGTAGTACGAGTCGTGAAGAGAAATACCTCTATAGAACTGATGATGGTGGAGCTAGTTGGACTAAGATCATGCAGAATACGGGATCATTAACCTCATCAAGTGATACAGTTAGTTCCATTTCGTATGCGGGTAACATCAAGGACATGACATTTGTTGATTCACTTCATGGCTTTGTAACCGTACAGGATATGGAGACGCCAAAACTATATACAACAGAAGATGGCGGGAATACATGGAATATATTCTCAGACTTCATAGACTTTAATAAAATGAGGGGTTGCAGCATATTGAATTTAGGAACTCCTCGAATCCTTAATGGATCAACTAATCATGGATATATACCTTTGAATTGTTCTACAGATGAAGGAAGTAAATTCAATGGTTATTTCACGACGAATAAAGGACAGACTTGGGAGTTTGCTCCTTTTAATCTGAAATGGGCAAATGATTTGAATGCGATGCTTAGTCCCGTATTTATTAATGAGAATGAAGGTTGGTACTTACATGATTCGTTTATGTACCATACAGTCGATCGCGGAGTGAATTGGATGGAGTTACCAGCTAGCCAGTTATTACAACAATATTTAGACAGTTACCCAAAAGTAGCGAAAATAGATTTTGTTTCATCTAATATAGGCTGGATATTGTTAGAAAACACTGAAAAGAAGCGTTCATTACTTTTGCAGACTATAAATGGTGGCGTTAGCTGGGAAGTTCTTTAG
- a CDS encoding hemolysin family protein, whose amino-acid sequence MESDRTGLNLLLIAILIAFSAFFVAVEFAMVRLRSSRVDQMISEGRKNATAVKKVLNHLDGYLSACQLGITITSLGLGWLGEPTVEAILHPLFEKMNISQAINEVVSFIIAFGVITYLHVVIGELAPKTVAIRKTEMIALLTAQPIIWFDKIMRPFIWVLNGSANQLVKMIGITPASEHEEAHSEEELQIIINESYESGKINKNELGYVNRIFAFDNMLAKDILVPRTDMVCLYTDKTQQENMDIIKTEQYTRFPVAQDSKDNIIGIINTKQFFLAYNDNPQVEIQSLLQQVMSVPDSTPIDALLKKMQRESTHLAILVDEYGGTTGMVTIEDILEQIVGEIRDEFDSEEEQEITRIDDNHIIADGKVSLVLINNLLPTEFETEEWDSIGGWLYGHQSELEEGEQWQHDNITFTLLEKDKHRYCKVEVLVLA is encoded by the coding sequence GTGGAAAGTGATAGGACCGGGTTAAATCTTTTATTAATTGCTATTTTGATTGCATTTTCAGCCTTTTTCGTAGCAGTAGAGTTCGCAATGGTACGACTTCGTTCAAGCCGTGTGGATCAAATGATTAGTGAAGGTAGAAAGAATGCAACAGCTGTAAAAAAAGTACTCAATCATTTAGATGGATATTTATCTGCATGTCAATTGGGTATTACGATTACATCACTCGGATTAGGTTGGTTAGGGGAACCCACAGTAGAGGCTATTCTACATCCTTTATTTGAGAAGATGAATATATCACAAGCAATTAATGAGGTTGTTTCCTTTATCATTGCATTTGGAGTTATTACGTACCTACATGTAGTCATTGGTGAATTAGCACCAAAAACAGTTGCAATCCGTAAGACGGAAATGATTGCATTATTAACAGCTCAACCCATCATTTGGTTTGACAAGATCATGAGACCTTTTATCTGGGTTCTTAACGGTTCAGCGAATCAATTAGTCAAAATGATTGGGATCACACCTGCATCTGAACATGAGGAAGCCCATTCTGAAGAAGAACTTCAGATTATAATAAATGAAAGCTATGAAAGTGGAAAGATCAATAAGAATGAATTAGGTTATGTGAATCGTATCTTTGCCTTCGATAATATGCTTGCAAAAGATATTCTCGTACCTCGTACAGATATGGTGTGCTTATATACAGATAAAACGCAGCAAGAGAACATGGATATTATCAAAACAGAGCAGTATACTCGATTCCCTGTTGCACAAGATAGTAAAGATAATATTATTGGCATCATTAATACCAAACAATTCTTTTTAGCTTATAATGATAATCCTCAAGTCGAAATACAATCACTACTACAGCAAGTGATGTCCGTTCCAGATTCAACACCAATCGATGCTCTATTAAAGAAAATGCAGAGAGAAAGTACTCACCTTGCTATTCTAGTAGACGAATATGGTGGCACCACAGGAATGGTAACCATTGAAGATATATTGGAACAAATTGTTGGAGAAATCCGTGATGAATTTGATTCAGAAGAAGAACAAGAGATTACTAGAATTGATGATAATCATATTATTGCCGATGGAAAGGTCTCCTTAGTACTCATAAACAATTTGCTACCAACTGAGTTTGAAACAGAAGAGTGGGATTCAATCGGTGGATGGTTATATGGTCATCAGTCTGAACTAGAAGAAGGCGAGCAATGGCAACACGATAATATCACATTTACTTTGCTTGAAAAAGATAAGCATCGATATTGTAAAGTTGAAGTCTTAGTTCTAGCTTAG
- a CDS encoding DUF3900 domain-containing protein gives MRFNVQHLSFFVIQVESREGQTIKNYKHYQTLDSEEYMDSEISKFLDGEFARTAKRKVEKNPNTEQPPTKIGRFIVEPGHELDSNPNYNLFTRLRLVDNKEDYKNACDDLIRSYLDTSSVRGGALIIIQAVLSTHSDDPFIFVLKCDFEQKIARISDERNLVSQVEMAINARNIKSIQYPYMPEEGIIEEWELKIHQSSHARYFEDFLKFVTYEQSIPEIVNEHVMEFVQTYVETKWPDASQEERHQEERELELWAASDKRNLQEKWEPEQVVEAAERIVEIKPEIEIKFKLGETFIKGFLADYGDKIHLTKLRDGYAVIIEGDAFTFDKSYSPVELLQPESFRTVSERLLQTQNELDGDDV, from the coding sequence ATGCGATTTAACGTACAGCACTTATCTTTCTTTGTGATACAAGTCGAAAGCCGTGAAGGTCAGACCATTAAGAACTATAAACATTATCAAACGCTAGACAGTGAAGAATATATGGATAGTGAAATCAGTAAATTTCTCGATGGAGAATTCGCACGAACGGCCAAACGGAAGGTAGAGAAGAATCCGAATACTGAGCAGCCTCCGACCAAAATTGGTCGTTTTATTGTTGAACCAGGTCATGAATTAGATAGTAATCCTAACTATAATCTATTTACTAGACTTCGCTTGGTGGATAATAAAGAAGACTATAAGAATGCTTGTGATGATCTAATCCGCAGTTACCTAGATACAAGTTCCGTTCGCGGTGGAGCATTGATTATCATTCAAGCGGTATTGTCTACTCATTCAGATGATCCATTTATTTTCGTGCTCAAATGTGACTTCGAACAGAAAATAGCACGGATATCTGATGAACGGAATTTAGTAAGTCAGGTTGAAATGGCGATCAACGCCCGAAATATTAAATCTATTCAGTATCCCTATATGCCAGAAGAGGGAATAATAGAGGAATGGGAACTTAAAATCCATCAATCATCCCATGCCCGATATTTCGAAGATTTCTTGAAGTTTGTAACTTATGAACAATCCATTCCAGAGATCGTAAATGAGCATGTGATGGAATTTGTTCAGACGTATGTAGAGACTAAATGGCCGGATGCTAGCCAAGAAGAACGTCACCAAGAAGAACGTGAATTAGAGCTCTGGGCTGCGAGTGACAAACGAAATTTGCAGGAAAAGTGGGAGCCAGAGCAAGTGGTGGAGGCAGCAGAGCGAATTGTTGAGATCAAGCCGGAAATCGAAATCAAGTTCAAACTGGGAGAAACATTTATAAAAGGCTTCCTAGCCGATTACGGTGACAAAATTCATCTTACAAAGCTACGCGATGGATATGCTGTTATTATCGAAGGAGACGCCTTTACATTTGATAAAAGTTACTCACCCGTTGAATTATTACAACCAGAAAGTTTTCGAACGGTTTCTGAACGACTCCTACAGACTCAGAATGAGTTGGATGGCGATGATGTGTAA
- a CDS encoding tyrosine-type recombinase/integrase translates to MDMNEDYEEALEAFLIWMKDAGYTVHTQKSYLSDVNEFLDSLGGKTLENVKKFHVVSYLSSVRERGVSDATRNRKHASVNCFFKALIELELHNVNPAQDIKKSRTDKNRAPVYLEESEMNKFFNAVDGKYRNRNLAIFLLMAYMGLRVGEVHTLDIADFNLERRLLSVFGKGRKWRTIPVPESVCPVLELAIAERLLPKRNKETAMFISQKGRRLSIRAIQQAASDTFARFQDDVPVMNRMPYSSHKLRHSFATMLLRKGADLRTVQELLGHSSIQTTTVYTHITSREKEEAMSKLTLELPEFSMN, encoded by the coding sequence ATGGATATGAACGAAGACTACGAAGAAGCGCTGGAAGCCTTTTTAATTTGGATGAAAGATGCTGGTTACACGGTTCATACACAAAAGTCATATCTATCTGATGTGAATGAATTTCTGGACTCGCTAGGTGGTAAAACGTTAGAAAATGTTAAGAAATTTCATGTTGTATCTTATTTATCATCAGTACGAGAACGTGGCGTGAGTGATGCTACACGTAATCGAAAGCACGCTTCTGTCAATTGTTTCTTCAAAGCTCTGATCGAATTAGAACTACATAATGTAAATCCAGCGCAAGATATTAAGAAATCTAGAACGGATAAGAACCGCGCACCTGTATATTTAGAGGAATCTGAAATGAACAAATTCTTCAATGCAGTTGATGGGAAGTACCGTAATCGTAATCTTGCGATCTTCCTGTTAATGGCTTACATGGGGCTTCGTGTGGGAGAGGTCCATACCCTTGACATCGCTGATTTCAATCTGGAACGACGATTACTTAGTGTATTCGGGAAAGGGCGTAAGTGGAGAACTATACCCGTGCCGGAATCTGTCTGTCCTGTATTGGAACTTGCTATCGCAGAGAGGTTGTTACCTAAACGTAATAAAGAAACGGCCATGTTCATCTCGCAAAAAGGAAGACGGTTATCGATTCGTGCGATCCAGCAAGCGGCTTCGGATACGTTTGCTCGGTTTCAAGATGATGTACCAGTAATGAATCGGATGCCATATTCAAGCCATAAATTACGACATTCGTTTGCAACGATGCTGCTTCGTAAAGGGGCAGACTTACGTACAGTTCAAGAATTACTAGGACATTCTTCTATTCAGACTACGACAGTTTACACACATATCACAAGTAGAGAGAAGGAGGAAGCAATGTCGAAATTGACATTAGAATTACCTGAATTCTCTATGAACTAA